The genomic DNA GTGGTAGCAAGAGTATGATATTCAGATTCAGTGCTGGAGTGAGCGACTGTGCGTTGTTTGCCAGAGGACTAAGAAATGAGATTAGGGCCTAGAAAGATACAAAAACTATCGGTGGATTTGCAATCATCAGGGCAGCCAGCCCAGTCGGCGTCTGAATAGGCTTGGAGGGTGCGAGATGGAGAGCGACGAAGGAGCAAGCCAAAGGAGATGGTGGATTTAAGATATTGTAGGATGAAGGTGATGGTAGGTTGGCCGATGCGTGAATTGAGAAACATTGTTGATGGCAAATGATATGTCNNNNNNNNNNNNNNNNNNNNNNNNNNNNNNNNNNNNNNNNNNNNNNNNNNNNNNNNNNNNNNNNNNNNNNNNNNNNNNNNNNNNNNNNNNNNNNNNNNNNAATGGCACATCACCATTCCATGGTTTCACAGTGGAGTTTTACCTTTTTCatggagatggagagagagatgtggGATCATTGAGTGGTCCACCTAGAGTTATTCTTGGGGAAAGCATCCCCGGGTTACCGGGgactctccgatgcttaagtcagtattgGTGTATGAAATTTATAATGGGAAAGTAAAGAAATGAGATCAAATGAAGTTAATAACtgttgtacaaatttaattgtactcgcaagcatAAGAGTTGTGTGCAATATAGCATGTGttcaagtgcgaggtcgatccacagggatttgtgttgtgtaaatcAACTTCTATTTAAACtaacccaaatttaacctagttccgaagttcGTGATTTTGTCTtgcaaaaaaaaacataaactaaaaaaaatgatgaaatgaaatggtcgagaacactaaggtttaagaattcacttcgccaaatcttaactctatactCTCGTATTTGCTCCTACAATCGACAAACTATTATGATCAAACTATTGTttgatgttttacaaatatttagtttaaatcattcaatgaatccacccatttttacaaatcacaacaaatatccaatttgaaattaaatcatcctatatatcagtttggttaacgaatcacaacggatatccgatttcaatcgaatgatttgatgtatccaaaggatgaaacacatcaaatatccaactccaacacataatagtttATAACATTCAATTACAAGAGATGAATCAACCGATTGAATGGAAAACTACAACATTCTTATTCAAAGTCAGAATTGTAtgaacaaaatacgagaatatatgactttgtcaatgacgaagcttcatcttcaaccttagttgaaggatttagcctctcatgactaaaCACAACATCATGAATTCAATTGAAAGCATAAAATGAATCATACTTACAAAAGAACGCAAAATAGGAGCttgaaaaatgtgaaaattcAACAATAGTTAGAGAATTGCACCTCCAATATATTTTTACAAGAGGAAAATGCGTTATTTATAACCGAAACTATGGTTTCGGCACTGCCAGGTCAGCGCTGGTGTGCTCAATCGTACCCTAGGTGCACTCAAGCGCTCTCTGGTTTCATCAGATCTTCCGTGGTGTAGGCATGTGCTCAAGCGTGCCTTGCGTGGGCTCGAGTGCACAGTGCTCGATCGCTCTTCTAGAGGGCTtcaaattttttgcaatttccACCTTCAAACCccagttttctcttaatgaccTGCAGAACACTACAACgacaaaactaccaaaaaaataataaaataacaaggcTAAGAGCGTAACAAATACAAGtgaaggggcccaaatatacagtATTTGGCACTCaccaaatacccccaaacttacattttgctagtcccttagtaaaACAAGATGAAAAACAACCTCAGaacaagaaacataagtccgcTGTCATGGGAgaacgattgcatttagcatatgcaacaagccttttaagcCCCTAGACATCCCTAGAGGACAagtaaagtctcgtgagggtttaccAGTAATGATACCCATAAACATTTCAAACGCTATGTTATTGACAAACAATGACTTCCACACAGGCACATGGTTTATACATCATTAGCAAGTTTAACCaaatgaacaccacaatcatcTAGACATCCAAAAATCATTCAACACATAATTGAAAAATCGAGACAACACATGCTCCAataagtgcaaagtgagactaacacaGACTCATGAGGTTTCAACTATTCTCAAAGCCTATGTACCCCGAAAATTTATAGGAATTCAGTCAGATGAAAAATAGCCAAGGCTTGAATCACAATgtgcaatttatttattatttttttgtgtaggctatGCAATGCTTGACTCCATTAAacttctaattgacctatgtaatgaGTGTTGGGGCCAGTGACTCCTAAACCAGATAGTTTTAGGGCACtggatgtagaaacatccctaagggcttaattacttaagtcaaaaagagttaccaaaccaaactagccatacaattcATCAACTcgaatttctcatttttttatgcGAACACTCATTGTTTAGTGAGACAAGATGtccagttactcaatgagaaactcaaactactgataattttttttttttttaagccaaggTTTTCATCGACCAATCCtcctacaaatctcaagacACACACTCTTCAAGTCAAATCTCNNNNNNNNNNNNNNNNNNNNNNNNNNNNNNNNNNNNNNNNNNNNNNNNNNNNNNNNNNNNNNNNNNNNNNNNNNNNNNNNNNNNNNNNNNNNNNNNNNNNTCTTAGAACTTTACATGTTTCCTCTCAAAATCAGTTAGCTGGTATTTTTACAGAAGGACTTTGACTTAAGGATTTCTCTCATTTGTTGTCCAAGATGTCTGTTAAAGACATACACCATccatcttgagggggagtatcAGACAACTCATTAAATCAGTTAGAGTTGGCCGCTACACGTGTACTAAACTTTAGCTTTACTTCAGTTTCAGTTTGAACTTATTCTGTTCATTCTATTTATTCTGTTTTAGTCTAACTTGAAGTTAGTTAGATCTACATTCTTGTTATCAATGTAACCGAGTATATAAGTTGAATTCATTCATTGTAATCATTAAGATTGAATATACAGAGAATACATCActacaattctctctctcaacttGTTCAATCTTCTccaatcttcttcttcctctcttcctcttcttctcttcttttctctcttctgtTCTTCATTACTCTGTTTCACGGCTGATTCAATAGAGCAAGCTCTGCTTGACAGTTCCTGATAAACAAtgagaatttttgtttaataagttGCGTGAATTTAGGTGCACTTTAAACAAAcgacaataataatataatcaACGGAGTTTATTATAAATGCTGACAAAAAACAAGACTACCCTAATTGATATTGTTGACCCACGATTGAGACCGCCCAAATAACGATAACTTTGCTCAATAATATTCCATTCAGAAAGAAGGTCTTACAAGGTGGGCATCTAGAATTTCCAACGACTCTTATTGTCTTTTATGACATACATATATTGCAAGTAGGTGAAGATGACAGGACAAAACGAAGTTAATTTAGTGCAGTAGCTTATTTGAATGACCCATTCTGCAACACTCCGGTCCATATTAAGAAGATGAATAATTTCCATAGAACGAATAGTTTATAGAAACACTCATTCAAAATTTGACTAATCCTATTGCCTTGACATTTTGAATACAATGAAAGCACAAGCGAAACCAGCATCCAAAATTACCCTTTCTTTCACTGATCATATTGACGAAAATTCACAGAAGGTCTAGACCCCACTCTGTAAACACTGAAGACTGCCTAACCACACCACTGTCTGCAAACtttgaaatattaaaggaaATATGTAAGCTTTCAATTGCTTAATTGCTACGAAGAATTCATTGCAATGCAAGTTGATGTTTTACTCAGTTAATATTGTCTGAGTATTTATATATGATGGCTTCAAGTTGATATATATAGCATGAACAAAAATAAGCTTTCCAAAGTCCTGTATGCACATCAAAATTTCATCTACATTGAAAATACTGGCACTggaattttattctattttatttcaagTCAGGGTAAGATTGCCAAGCCTTTATTCAAAAGGTATATATATGAGGCAAATCCTTTATTCAAGAAGGTACTGGCAAATAATTTTCTATAGCACGTGGTCtggaaaaaatattaatgtagTATTGATATTGACCAAACCTCTGTCCTCTTTGGTGAGTGCTTTGTTGGTTTCAATGAATGCCGTGCTCTTTGTTGGTTTCAATAAATGCCGGTCCTCCTTAGAGAGTGGATTCACTTGATGAATCTCTCAAATCATGGTCAACTTAGGAGGTGTGGTGCACATCTCCTATTTTGTGGTTCACATTTTGGCAGCAAAGAAGTCGGTCTGTCTTCTTTATGAGGTGTTGAAGCTCCTTCTTGTccaaagattttaaattttgtaagtCAGGATTTGAGACATTTAAACAGATAAAAGCCTTCTGTCTACAAAGAGGAAGATCTTTCACCTCTTTTTCCAATGGCAATAGTTCCTAGAATATCACTTCATTTTCTGATACTTCTCTATGTTTCCTATATTCCCTTGTCCCTTGCAAAAGATGAAACCTACTTCATCTACAATGGCTTCCATGATAAAGCCAATCTGCGTCTTGATGGAATCACAGAAATCCACCGCAATGGTCTACTGCAGCTAACCAACCTTTCACGCCAAGAAGTTGGTCGTGCTTTCTATCAGTTTCCAATGAAGTTCAACACAACttcatctctttcattttctaccAACTTTGTGTTCGCCATGGTTCAACAAGtgaaaaatcttggtggtcacGGCATTGCCTTCACCATCAGTCCCTCTAGAGACTTCTCCCATGCTCAAGCAAATCGGTATCTGGGTCTCTTCAATATTTCAAATAACGGCCTTTCTACAAACCACATCTTGGCCATCGAGCTTGATACTGTTCAGGACCCTGAATTTCAAGATATTGCAATGAATCATGTGGGAATCAATGTGAACGGCATGAAATCAAATGAATCAGCTCCTGCAATGTATTTTTCCAATAAAGAAGGGAAGAATATAAGCTTGGATCTCATGAGTGGGAATCCAATGCATCTTTGGATAGACTATGATGAAGCAGAAAAGTTACTGAATGTAACACTAGCCCCAACCACAATCCCAAAACCGAACCAGCCTCTCTTGTCAACACCCATCGACCTGTCTCAAATTCTCTTGGAATCCATGTATGTTGGTTTCTCTTCAGCCACAGGTACACTTGCAAGTGATCACTACATTCTTGGATGGAGCTTTAATAAAAGCGGACCGTCACAAAGCCTTGAAATTTTGAGACTTCCTCAACTTCCCCGACAGGGGAAAAGAGCGATACCAGGCCCAATGATCATGACTTTTGGCATAGCAGTAGCACTTGTGCTGATAACCGTCGCTGGAGCTGCTTACATTTTGAGGAGGATGAAATATGAGGAAATACGAGAAGATTGGGAAGAGGAGTATGGCCCCCACAGGTTCAGCTACAAGAATCTCCACAAAGCAACCAAAGGTTTCAACGACACGGAGcttcttggagaaggaggttttggaaAGGTTTACAAAGGAATACTTCCTTCTTCTAATGTACAAATCGCAGTAAAGAGAGTCTCCCATGATTCCAAACAAGGGATGAAGGAATTTGTGGCTGAGATCGTTAGCATGGGAAGATTGAGGCATAGGAACTTGGTGCAGCTCCTGGGCTATTGCCGGCGAAGAGGGGAACTCCTCTTGGTGTATGATTATATGCCCAACGGAAGCCTTGACAAGTTCTTGTATAGCAATGAACAACCAAACCTTAGCTGGGTTCAACGATTTCGAATCATCAGAGGAGTAGTATCTGCCCTTCTTTACCTACATGAAGAGTGGGAGCAGGTTGTTCTACACCGAGATGTAAAAGCAAGCAATGTTCTCCTGGATGCTGAATTAAATGGAAGGCTAGGAGACTTTGGCCTTGCAAGATTATATGACCATGGTACCAATCCTCAAACCACCCTTGTGGTTGGGACCGTGGGTTATTTGGCTCCGGAGCTTACTAGAACAGGAAGGGCAACCACTTGCACTGATGCTTTTGCTTTTGGGGCTTTCATGCTCGAAGTTGCTTGTGGAAGGAGGCCAATAGAGCTACCGGCCCAGGGACTGGCTGAAGGGGTGATTTTGGTTGATTGGGTCTCTGAGTGCTGGAGAAGAGGAGCTATCCTTGATGCTAGCGATCCTAAATTGGAAGGTAATTATGTGGTAGAGGAAATGGTATTGGTTTTGAAACTAGGCCTGCTTTGCTCAAATGCAATACCAGCTGCAAGGCCTAGCATGAAGCAAGTGATGCAGTTTTTGGATGGTGATGCTGATCTACCAGAATTACCACATGACAGTGTTTCTTTTGGTGCATTTACAAGTAATGAAGCATCCGATTTCATGTCATTTCCTTTTTCCCAGGCTTATGCGCCTTTCTCTTCCATGTCTAGCACTGATTCAATCCTGAGAGTTGGTCGTTGAATTTGCTGTCTCATGCTATGTGTAAGCTAGATCATTTATGCTTGGGACCAAATCAAGGAGGGCCACATAGAAAGCTTATAGATCACTTGGAGGtgggagagaagagaaagaagatcaCTTGGAGGTGACAACATACATGGCAACTCCTCTAGAGATAACAATTGCAAAGACAGTGATAGTGAATTATAACTGTAGTCTTCGTGTTTGTATAGATTACGATTGTAATCGTTTATCTCTATCTTGTGTGTACCTTGATACTCATATATACAAGTAAGGAAGAAATCCCAATTCTATCAGCTTTgatggtatcagagcaataaAGACTTACAGTCGTGCGATCcttccctttattttttcttctctttttctttcagcACTTTTGTCAAACACTTGGTCTTCTTATGGCTACTCCACTTTCTTCGTCCACCAAGGGTTCCaccaattccaattccaattcctcctcttcttcctccacTGCTCCACCAGCCTCCATCAGTGGTAGTCTTGTATGCTTATAACTATTACTCGGCcaggtgagtcaatttatgtcTTCTCCTTAGCATCTTCACATGGTTGTTGTTTGTAAAAATCATTCAATATCTTCTTCAGGTTCTCTAGCACTACATAATGGATCTCCTCTTAAGCTTATTGCCTATGGTGATGCTAATTGGGCTACATGTTCCGACACCCATCTTTCTACATCTGGTTGGCTCATGTATATTGGTCTTTGCTTTGATTTCATGGAACTGCAAGAAATAGGAACAACTTTCTAAATTTTTCACTAAACTGAATATCATGCTATATTTGTTGCACCccataagaaaaaaacaatggtACATAAAGTGcaataattataaaaagtttTACACTGATTTCTTATTaggtaaaactaaaaatttcagTTGTAGCTTACAAATGTATGATATCCTAACCTAGTAACCCCATGTGGGCCATATGGTATTGAGGCACTACAAACTACAAGGCGTGGACGAAGACATTAAGGATTTGAGTAGAGATTGTGATCACGATGGCGTTAAGGATTTGAGTAGAGATTGTAATCACGAAGACGTTAGTGATTTGAATAGAGATTGTGATCACGAGTACATTAAGGATTTGAGTAGATATTGTAATCACGAGGACATTAGGAATTTAAGTGGAGATTGTAATCGCGAGGATGTTAAAGATTTGAGTGGTAATTGTGATCACAAGTACGTTAGGGATTTGAGTGGAGATTGTGATCATAGGTGCTAAGTccgacgttttttttttttttttgaaatgtccacataagaggggaggagaggagattcgaactagtgacttccgctttatAAGACGTGGTCtctagtcgattgagctactcatTGAGAACGTGCTAAGTCCGACACTGATTTCTTACTAGATGacacataaatttataaataaatttaagacaTTCCAATTGCAATTTCATTAATCCTTTCTTTACTGCTCATTTTCATGCAAATAATACATGTGTTATTCAATTGTAACAAATCATGAGCCGAGTTTTACTCGATTCGTGAAACTTTTTAACAATCAAATCACTTATTttccatttaataaaaaaaaaaaattcacttattTTCCACACATGTCCACTCATTTTTTTCTGGTTGCTATAATTAAGTTTTGAAATCAACCTGATTTCATTTTTGAGATCATACAAATTGCATCTTGATATGGGAGACAGCTAGACGCGGCAAACATCTCGAAACACGACAACACGTGGAACTCGCTTGGTCGTTTTTACAGGTATAATATTATTAtaggaaaatttattttcaaacccTCTTATCTAAtctaatattctaatatatttcaataaaaattattttcattccaTTTTtctagggttaaattcactttacccttaaaatttcaacgtttttcaattcgaatcccaatgtttaaaaattggcaatgtactccttaatgttttaaaaaattttaatttagaccatttgttattaatttccaTCTAATTGAACGGAAATCATCTTACGTGTGTCTCACATGAGATTTTAATgctctctatttcaattttgccctcattaaaacttataaaattatgtaattaccttTAGTTTCATAGGCTTTAATGAgtgtaattacgtaattttattagttttaatacCGGTCAACAATATTCCTATTTAGTTGGGTTTCATTGATACCAATTTTGATGATTAAATTCATAGTTTTGATGTTGAATTTATCAAAACTCTTAAAAACATTATATGCATTATTGCCCGGGTTACAAGCTAGTTGTTACGAATTTATTTGGGTTTCATCAATACAGGTCAACAATATtcctattttacatatatactATTGCTACATGCAGTATCTTAGACGCATGGAAAGAAAATTCCATCTAAAATGAAGAGGTCTGACAAGGTGGGCATTATAAAATTTCCAACGactcttgttttgtcttttttgacaTACATGTATAATATATTGCAATTATATGAAGATGAcagaactaattaattaaacaagtttATCCAAATGACCTCTTCTGTCAaaccccattttcttttttctttttttaacatagAAAATAAACCCCAAACACAGCTGTCtgtaaattttgaattaaagataGCATAAGATGTAAGCTTTCAATTCCCTTCCAATGTCTACCATTAAGGGGTTGGTTTAATGACTAGAAAGTGATTAGTAAACACTAAGATATGGTTTGAATGtcgaaatgaaaattttcatatatgacTTTAATAGTTGGTCTCTCCCgcctgatatatatatatatagtattgaGATTGACCAAACTTCTGACCTCTATGGAGGGTGATTTGTTGGTTTCAATGAATGCAGGGCTGTTTGAGGGTGTGTTCTTTCGATGAATCTTTCAAATCATGGTCAAAGTAGGTGGTGCATATCCCCTGTTTGTGGTTCACATGTTGGCAGCCTTCTGAGTTAAACCTGTATCATTTCTCATTGAGATTGATTGAGACATTTAAGAAGATAAAGGCCTTCTGTCTACAAAAAAGGaagttttgttcttctttttttcccactCTTTTTCCAATGGCAATAGTTCTTAGAATATCACTTCATTTTCTGATATTTCTCTATGTTTCCAGTATTTCTTTGTCACTTGCTCAAGATGAAAACAACTTCATCTACAATGGCTTCCATGATAAAGCCAATCTGAGTCTTGATGGAATCGCAGAAATCCACCCCAATGGTCTTTTGCAGCTAACCAATCTTTCACGCCAAGAAGTTGGTCGTGCTTTCTATCAGTTTCCACTAAATTTCAACACAACTAAttcatctctttcattttcgACAAACTTTGTGTTTGCCATGGTTCCCGAGGTGAATAACCTTGGTGGTCATGGCATTGCCTTCATCATCAGTCCCTCGAGAGACTTCTCCCGTGCTCAAGCAAATCGGTTTCTGGGGCTCTTCAATATTTCAACTAACGGCCTTTCTACAAACCACGTCTTGGCCATCGAGCTTGATACTGTTCAGGACCCTGAATTTCAAGATATTGCAATGAATCACGTGGGAATCAATGTGAACAGCATGAAATCAGTTGCATCAGCTCCTGCAATGTATTCTTCCAATAAAGGAGGGGAAAATATAAGTTTGGATCTCATGAGTGGGAATCCAATGCATCTTTGGATAGACTATGATGAAGCAGAGAAGTTACTGAATGTAACACTAGCCCCAACCACAATCCCAAAACCAAACCGGCCTCTTTTGTCAACATCCACCGACCTGTCTCAAATTCTCTTGGAATCCATGTATGTTGGTTTCTCTTCAGCCACAGGTACACTTGCAAGTGATCACTATATTCTTGGATGGAGTTTTAATAAAAGTGGGCCATCACAAAGCCTTGATGTTTCAAGGCTTCCTCCACTTCCCCGAGagaggaaaaggaaagagaaaccAAGCCATATGATCACGATTGCACTCATTGCAGCAGCATTTGTGTGGATAACCGTCACTGGAGCTGCTTACAttttgaggaggaagaaatatgaagaaatacGCGAAGATTGGGAAGAGGAGTATGGCCCCCATAGGTTCAGCTACAAGAATCTCCACAAAGCAACCAAAGGTTTCAAAGACACGGAGCTTCTaggagaaggaggttttggaaAGGTTTACAGAGGAATACTTCCTTCTTCTAATCTACAAATTGCAGTGAAGAGAGTCTCCCATGATTCCAAACAAGGGATGAAGGAATTTGTGGCTGAGATCGTTAGCATGGGAAGATTGAGGCATAGGAATTTGGTGCAGCTCCTAGGCTATTGCCGGCGAAGGGGGGAACTCCTCTTGGTGTATGATT from Corylus avellana chromosome ca6, CavTom2PMs-1.0 includes the following:
- the LOC132183603 gene encoding L-type lectin-domain containing receptor kinase SIT2-like; this translates as MAIVPRISLHFLILLYVSYIPLSLAKDETYFIYNGFHDKANLRLDGITEIHRNGLLQLTNLSRQEVGRAFYQFPMKFNTTSSLSFSTNFVFAMVQQVKNLGGHGIAFTISPSRDFSHAQANRYLGLFNISNNGLSTNHILAIELDTVQDPEFQDIAMNHVGINVNGMKSNESAPAMYFSNKEGKNISLDLMSGNPMHLWIDYDEAEKLLNVTLAPTTIPKPNQPLLSTPIDLSQILLESMYVGFSSATGTLASDHYILGWSFNKSGPSQSLEILRLPQLPRQGKRAIPGPMIMTFGIAVALVLITVAGAAYILRRMKYEEIREDWEEEYGPHRFSYKNLHKATKGFNDTELLGEGGFGKVYKGILPSSNVQIAVKRVSHDSKQGMKEFVAEIVSMGRLRHRNLVQLLGYCRRRGELLLVYDYMPNGSLDKFLYSNEQPNLSWVQRFRIIRGVVSALLYLHEEWEQVVLHRDVKASNVLLDAELNGRLGDFGLARLYDHGTNPQTTLVVGTVGYLAPELTRTGRATTCTDAFAFGAFMLEVACGRRPIELPAQGLAEGVILVDWVSECWRRGAILDASDPKLEGNYVVEEMVLVLKLGLLCSNAIPAARPSMKQVMQFLDGDADLPELPHDSVSFGAFTSNEASDFMSFPFSQAYAPFSSMSSTDSILRVGR
- the LOC132185026 gene encoding L-type lectin-domain containing receptor kinase IV.1-like encodes the protein MAIVLRISLHFLIFLYVSSISLSLAQDENNFIYNGFHDKANLSLDGIAEIHPNGLLQLTNLSRQEVGRAFYQFPLNFNTTNSSLSFSTNFVFAMVPEVNNLGGHGIAFIISPSRDFSRAQANRFLGLFNISTNGLSTNHVLAIELDTVQDPEFQDIAMNHVGINVNSMKSVASAPAMYSSNKGGENISLDLMSGNPMHLWIDYDEAEKLLNVTLAPTTIPKPNRPLLSTSTDLSQILLESMYVGFSSATGTLASDHYILGWSFNKSGPSQSLDVSRLPPLPRERKRKEKPSHMITIALIAAAFVWITVTGAAYILRRKKYEEIREDWEEEYGPHRFSYKNLHKATKGFKDTELLGEGGFGKVYRGILPSSNLQIAVKRVSHDSKQGMKEFVAEIVSMGRLRHRNLVQLLGYCRRRGELLLVYDYMPNGSLDQFLYSNEQPTLNWVQRFRIIRGVASGLLYLHEEWEQVVLHRDVKASNVLLDAELNGRLGDFGLARLYDRGTNPQTTRVVGTVGYLAPELTRTGRATTCSDVFAFGAFMLEVACGRKPIELQAQGLAEGVILVDWVSECWRRGAILDASDPRLEGNNYVVEEMVLILKLGLLCSHAIPAARPSMKQVMQFLDGDADLQELPHDNASFGASTSNEASDFMSFPFSQAYVPSSSMSSTDSILRVGR